The window ACTTAATCATATATACATATTTGACCTGACACATCAATCGAAACACCCACTTGTTCAGTCAAAAATGAATGTTTAATAGTCAGAACTGAACATTAGAAACCTCAAACCACTTGCAGCGTCCATCGTTTCAATGTAAGGAAAACATACTCATGCTTACTTATGGTAATTCAGCATCACCGTATTAGTAGGCTTCAGTGCAGCAGAAAAATTACATCAGACTAATTAGGTTCGTTTTCTCAGCTGGATCTTCTGAGCAAACATAAGTCTAATCCCAGTGCAAAAAATCAAGCTATCTTAACCATTAATTTTGCTCCAGTAAAACTCTTTAAAGAAAACTAGATCAATCTGAACAGCAGGATGACTTTTTTCCTAGTGGCAACGGGCTTAGATATATCCATCCTATCTGAACCTAACGTCCAATCCATTTGTCTCCATACAAATATAAAGCAGAGATCTACAAGCATGCACACTTTGCTAAGTGTTTCATTTTTTCCCCCTCTTGCGTCAGTTAAGTTCTTCTCTATTTGGATCATGACGTTCAAGAAAAGAGAGTCAACGTACCTCAGTTCAAGTCACTAAGCAGGAAAAAAATAACAACAGCAGCCAAGATCTGCTGATGCTCTGTAGAGTGCAGACACAACAGGACAGAGGTGCACTGTATATATATCCATGGCCTTCTCATTTACAGAGATCTTCTCTAAGGTATGACAACATTAACAAATAGGGGTTCAGGAATCAAATTATCAGTTTCATAGGGAGTTAGCATTTAGCAACAGGCGTACTACAGAAAACAACCAACACCATCTTAGGAAAAGAACATCGAAACAGGAAGTGCTACTAGCTTACATGTAGGGTGATAACTTTGTTATGCCATACATTGTAATCAATTTCCATAGCTCCTTTTTGTTCATGTAAATCTGAAATTAGTTGGCACTTCCCCTTTGCAAGCTGTTGCATAGTTTTCAGCAAGGTGTGGTGCAGCTTTCTTGTGAGGGCATATGAACTTCTCCACAAATACCTTCTCGCTCAGCATGACTATGCTATAGTAGTCCCGGTACTGACCCAACAATCCATTTGCCTTAAGGAACTTGATAACATAGTACCTGGGTCTGAGACGGCCCTGCATGCTGTAAGAGAGCAACACCGGACGATGAGCAATGTACGCCGATTCCAAgcccacctcaaagaagaagaactcggaCCTGCGCTTCAGAGACTCCTTTGACTTGCTCAGCAGATTCGGATACTTACAGACAGCAATGCGCACTTGGGCATCAGACCACCTGAACGTATTCTTCAGATACTCCACTTTGCTGGCGATCTTCTCCTCGCTGAGAAACGCGACGGCCTGCAGCGCTTGCCTGAGCATCCCAGAGCCGCGCGGCACACCTAATCTTTCAGCACATGCGACCATCGCCCGAACGCGCTCCGGGTTGGTGGTGAGCATCCTCGGCACAAAGATGCACAGCTTGGCAATATCACAATCACCTAGTCCGCACTCCCTCAGGAAGGCAGCATTGGGCTTGACCACCTTGTGGAGGTCGAAAGACAACAGGCGGGATGAGCGCTTGAGCAGCCGGAGGAAGCTGTGGAAGGAGCCGAAGAGGGGCAGCAAGTAGTGCAGCTTGGAGACGATGTTTCTGGAGCGGAAGCAGTCGGGGGTGAGGGAGACGATGCGGGCGATGTCAGGACGCGACAGGCCGAGGCCAATGAGCCCGATGACCTTAGGGGCCAGGGTTTTGTCCACTTTGGCGCATAGGAGCCGCGGGTCtttggcaacggcggcggcggcatcggcGCCGGAGAGGCCGAGGCCGGAGAGGAAGGCGAGGACGGCGTTGGGTTTGGCGGCGGACTTGATGTGGGAGAGCTTCAGGGAGGCCTTGAGGGCTTGGGGGCGGGTGAGGCCGCAGGTGTCGACGAGGTACTCCTCGATGGCGAAGCTGCTAGGGTTCGGGGAAATGCGGGGTGCGGATGCGGATGCGGAGAGCAGGCGAAGCAGAGGGGAGACGGAGGAGTtggaggaaggagagaggagacGGCGGAGGCggagcatggcggaggcggtggtcgccggcggcgacagAGATTTCGGATGGATTTGCTGCGGTTGCAACTGCGTATCGTCGGAGTTTGGTCAGGAATGGGATGCGTTTCTTGCGGCTGTTCTGTGTTCGTGGGCTATATTGGACCGGACTTTTGATAGGCCCGCATACGAATGTTTCCTGGTATTTTGGGTCGGGAGTTGAAAAATTCATATATTTTTTAAACAGCCATGTGTAttcttttttgcgagaaaacttttgATATATtcataatcttcttctttttgcaaacaccacgAATAATAAAAGTTACATCCAGATCTATAGACCACCAGAAACAAAAATAATAATATGTTTTTACGGATCCGATTGCCAATTAAGTATGTTGGATTTGGACATCTCTGAATTTTGGATAACTCTTTCGGATACAAGTCGTTCGTTTCTGCCCCAACCAGGTGAGCTAGGTTCACTTCTTATTTACGGAAAAAAAATTGAACACCATCTTCTATCTTTTTCTTTGATCTACTTATAAAAGTGGTGCTTTTTTTCAACTAATAGTAAATTTGTTCCAAATAGTAATATTACATTTAATATAGGAAAATAATAGGTTTCATGAACTTTTTTGCCCTTTCTATGAAAGATTTTTTTATCTGAGGAACTATTTCCCGGAAGTACAATGAAGATAATTTTATTTGACATGCATAAATATACATAAACATATTTCTATGCATTATCCTTTTTTATGTACAGTGAAACATATCTCAAGAAAGAAGCTTCTACACCCGGGACACTTCTACAAGTCAAAACAAGTTTTAGAAGTAGGATAAATGTTTTCTTTGACACACATATGCACTTTATTAACATATATGAATATTTTCTGTAGAGGGAGGATATTTTTTTTAAACTATTTGTTGGACAAAATATTTGTTCAATACTACTTCATTATAAACGTAAACTGATGTGACACAGCATAAACAGACAGGTCTACAACCAAAGCAGAAAAGAATGAGAACTCATGGACCCATTGTAAGTCCATATCCGTGGCAAGGCAGGATAGCGCCAATATTCTTTCACTTTCAGTGTTAAGACAGACTAGTTATACTGTACAAAGAACTGAATGCCACTACCTTTTAGtggatagtactccctctgtaccaaaatgtaagacgttttttgacagtgTCGTAGTAGTGTCAAAAAAGGTCTTATACCAAGTTACATAGGTAATAGTATCTTATAGCAAAAGAAAATGCCAAGTTCTAAACCATATCTTGGGATTTCGATGATCACCACAATAGACTCTGCGAGGAGTAACTCTCTGATCAGGGAAGGcaatttttttttgagacaatattGCTCCTTGTTGCGACTGCGCTTGCTCCGTCGTAATGACCTAGTCAATACGGGCTACTGGGCCAGAGTTTTGATAGACCTGCCTAAGATA is drawn from Triticum dicoccoides isolate Atlit2015 ecotype Zavitan chromosome 6B, WEW_v2.0, whole genome shotgun sequence and contains these coding sequences:
- the LOC119325963 gene encoding uncharacterized protein LOC119325963, which gives rise to MLRLRRLLSPSSNSSVSPLLRLLSASASAPRISPNPSSFAIEEYLVDTCGLTRPQALKASLKLSHIKSAAKPNAVLAFLSGLGLSGADAAAAVAKDPRLLCAKVDKTLAPKVIGLIGLGLSRPDIARIVSLTPDCFRSRNIVSKLHYLLPLFGSFHSFLRLLKRSSRLLSFDLHKVVKPNAAFLRECGLGDCDIAKLCIFVPRMLTTNPERVRAMVACAERLGVPRGSGMLRQALQAVAFLSEEKIASKVEYLKNTFRWSDAQVRIAVCKYPNLLSKSKESLKRRSEFFFFEVGLESAYIAHRPVLLSYSMQGRLRPRYYVIKFLKANGLLGQYRDYYSIVMLSEKVFVEKFICPHKKAAPHLAENYATACKGEVPTNFRFT